A genome region from Paradevosia shaoguanensis includes the following:
- a CDS encoding ABC transporter permease: MLRFLLRRLAFGLLTIWLITLAVFVLFYLATPGDPALMFAGEFATADQVAMVRARLGLDQPIHIQYLRYMWALLHFDFGMSFVNQEEVLTTIVRRMPATISLALGSVGVWLLIAIPAGIFSARRAGTAADRLITMTALAGMSFPTFVVGTLLFYVLFFLLTNAGYPLFPSGGFVPITRDPGEWLRHMLLPWATLAVVGTGTYTRIARGSMLETLNQDYVRTARAKGLGERRVMYKHALPPALTPVMTLIGLDLGGLLGGTIITERIWGLNGVGSLAVQAIETGDLPVIMGTVLIAALFVVVANLCVDILQAVRDPRVRLS; the protein is encoded by the coding sequence ATGCTCCGCTTTCTCCTTCGCCGCCTTGCCTTCGGCCTGCTGACCATCTGGCTCATCACGCTCGCCGTCTTCGTGCTCTTCTACCTGGCGACACCGGGCGACCCCGCCCTGATGTTCGCCGGCGAATTCGCCACCGCCGACCAGGTGGCCATGGTGCGCGCGCGGCTCGGGCTCGATCAGCCCATCCACATCCAGTACCTGCGCTACATGTGGGCGCTGCTGCACTTCGATTTCGGCATGTCCTTCGTCAACCAGGAGGAAGTGCTCACCACCATCGTGCGCCGCATGCCCGCCACCATCTCGCTGGCTTTGGGCTCGGTCGGCGTGTGGCTGCTGATCGCCATTCCCGCCGGCATCTTCTCGGCGCGCCGTGCCGGCACCGCCGCCGACCGGCTCATCACCATGACCGCCCTTGCCGGCATGTCCTTCCCGACCTTCGTCGTGGGCACGCTGCTCTTCTACGTCCTCTTTTTCCTCCTAACCAATGCCGGCTACCCGCTCTTCCCCTCGGGCGGCTTCGTGCCGATCACGCGCGATCCGGGCGAATGGCTGCGCCACATGCTGCTGCCCTGGGCAACGCTCGCCGTCGTCGGCACCGGCACCTATACCCGCATCGCCCGCGGCTCCATGCTCGAAACCCTGAACCAGGACTACGTGCGCACCGCCCGCGCCAAGGGCCTGGGCGAGCGCCGTGTCATGTACAAGCACGCTTTGCCGCCTGCCCTCACCCCCGTCATGACCCTTATCGGTCTCGACCTCGGCGGGCTTCTCGGCGGCACCATCATCACCGAGCGCATCTGGGGCCTCAACGGGGTCGGCTCCCTCGCCGTCCAGGCCATCGAGACGGGCGACCTGCCCGTCATCATGGGCACCGTGCTCATCGCCGCCCTTTTCGTTGTCGTAGCCAATCTCTGCGTCGACATCCTGCAAGCCGTGCGCGACCCGCGCGTCAGGCTGAGCTGA
- a CDS encoding ABC transporter permease — protein MTDILISPEPQAIPLTTRQRVVGRLLRDRATMAALAVIVLLVLTAICAPLIVALVGHGPNEQFRDIGLTPGGVPLPPNSTFLLGTDAVGRDLLIRLVVGTQITIFVAVTCALVAIAIGVVIGMLAGYHGGLLDTLLAGFIDVVLGLPLLITAIALVSVYGASFPIMMGTIIFFTWGPVARVVRNLVVSAREGEFVDAARMLGASDLRIMVREILPNIAGQVIVYGSLLIPQVIVLEASLSFLGLGVPPPTPTWGGIIAENQTNYAVAWWSILFPSLFLLAATLAFNLVGDGLRDALDPSSEYRKR, from the coding sequence ATGACGGACATTCTGATCAGTCCAGAACCGCAGGCCATCCCCCTGACCACGCGCCAGCGCGTGGTCGGCAGGCTCCTGCGTGACCGGGCAACGATGGCAGCTCTTGCCGTCATAGTGCTGCTGGTGCTCACCGCCATCTGCGCGCCGCTCATCGTGGCGCTCGTCGGCCACGGCCCCAACGAACAGTTCCGCGATATCGGCCTTACTCCGGGCGGCGTACCGCTGCCGCCCAATTCCACCTTCCTGCTAGGCACCGACGCCGTCGGCCGCGATCTCCTGATCCGACTCGTCGTCGGCACCCAGATCACCATCTTCGTCGCCGTCACCTGCGCGCTCGTCGCCATCGCCATCGGCGTCGTCATCGGCATGCTGGCCGGCTATCACGGCGGCCTGCTCGATACGCTGCTAGCCGGCTTCATCGACGTGGTGCTGGGCCTGCCGCTCCTCATCACCGCCATCGCGCTCGTCTCGGTCTATGGCGCCAGCTTCCCCATCATGATGGGCACCATCATCTTCTTTACCTGGGGACCGGTCGCGCGCGTCGTGCGCAACCTCGTGGTCTCCGCGCGCGAAGGTGAATTCGTCGATGCCGCCCGCATGCTCGGCGCCAGCGACCTGCGCATCATGGTCCGCGAAATCCTGCCCAACATCGCCGGCCAGGTCATCGTCTATGGGAGCCTGCTCATTCCGCAGGTGATCGTGCTCGAAGCCTCGTTGAGCTTCCTTGGCCTCGGCGTGCCCCCGCCCACCCCCACCTGGGGCGGCATCATCGCCGAGAACCAGACCAATTACGCCGTCGCCTGGTGGTCGATCCTCTTCCCCAGCCTCTTCTTGCTGGCCGCCACCCTCGCCTTCAACCTTGTCGGCGACGGCCTGCGCGATGCGCTCGATCCCTCGTCCGAATACCGCAAGCGCTAG
- a CDS encoding aldo/keto reductase, which produces MQYRQIGTSGLNASVLSLGSYQTYSRMEYRDIVNLVRRAADLGINLFDVAHYRTAPHTEVVLARALRDAGLKRDQIMIMDKVWWYDGDDPTLEKQLDELLFRLDTDYLDVVMCYGMRPGRDDPAQTARLNAGFVTSGRARAWGGLNWSAKDLRIAYDTCKAEGLPTPQIVQLKYNIARRHIVESPEYTALRAETGISIHASDSLEGGILAGNLVRERVLGRDPGNVREDIIALVPRLAEVARRFDCTMAQMAIVFCLSNPQTASLLFGASRIGQLEDNVGAVAVLEKHGPAIREALADFGVAGHEFDLPPNHATPLTTA; this is translated from the coding sequence GTGCAATACCGCCAGATCGGAACGTCCGGACTGAATGCGTCGGTCCTCTCGCTCGGTTCCTACCAAACCTATTCGCGCATGGAATATCGCGACATCGTCAACCTGGTCCGCCGCGCCGCCGATCTGGGCATCAATCTGTTTGACGTTGCCCATTACCGCACCGCGCCACACACCGAAGTCGTCCTGGCCCGCGCCCTGCGCGATGCCGGCCTCAAGCGCGACCAGATCATGATCATGGACAAGGTCTGGTGGTATGACGGCGACGATCCGACGCTCGAAAAGCAGCTGGACGAGCTCCTCTTCCGCCTCGATACCGACTATCTCGACGTCGTCATGTGCTACGGCATGCGCCCCGGCCGCGACGACCCGGCCCAGACCGCCCGCCTCAATGCCGGCTTCGTGACCTCGGGCCGCGCCCGCGCCTGGGGCGGTCTCAACTGGTCCGCCAAGGACCTGCGCATCGCCTACGACACCTGCAAGGCCGAGGGTCTGCCCACCCCGCAGATCGTCCAGCTCAAATACAACATCGCCCGTCGCCACATTGTGGAATCGCCCGAATACACGGCCCTGCGCGCCGAAACCGGCATCTCGATCCACGCGTCGGACAGCCTCGAGGGCGGCATCCTCGCCGGCAATCTCGTGCGTGAGCGCGTGCTCGGTCGCGATCCCGGCAATGTGCGTGAAGACATCATCGCGCTCGTGCCACGCCTCGCCGAAGTCGCCAGGCGCTTCGACTGCACCATGGCCCAGATGGCGATCGTCTTCTGCCTCTCCAACCCGCAGACGGCTTCGCTCCTCTTCGGCGCCAGCCGCATCGGCCAGCTCGAAGACAATGTCGGCGCCGTTGCCGTGCTCGAAAAGCATGGCCCGGCCATCCGCGAGGCGCTGGCCGATTTCGGCGTGGCCGGTCACGAATTCGACCTGCCCCCGAACCACGCCACGCCCCTCACGACCGCCTGA
- a CDS encoding ABC transporter substrate-binding protein: MRLKGPSMHRLLAGVGIAALSLLASPALAEEPKSGGTFKLVGSGDVAGFDPVSARTAAVFLHRALTRTLVAFPTDPDPKVASRPVPDLAEAVPTPEEGGLVYRLKIREGATWNTPDARQITAADAIRGFKRLCNPVQPTGTPTYYIGVIKGFEDYCDGFAKVAGDVDSIRSYVEGTEVPGLVAEDERTLKITLERPTADFNSILALVSSAPVPVEILDYLPNSPELRRNYVSSGPYVIDEYVLNETLSLKRSDTWNASADPLHKAYVDRIEVAFGTPDAGKTQRMIEAGDIDGYFDLSIATADLTRIMANPSDPQLLQFADGAVNPILVLNIASPNNNKALGDLRVRQAINYAVNKAAIVQVGGGPAVKEATDQILTANVVGYEPYDLYPTPDHQGDPEKAKQLLAEAGFPNGIELKFSYASGGRYDLYSAALEADLAKAGIKLIMQPAPSRTVMSQMYQNRQATNGGAWDVGMTSLRADWVGDSARTMIIPMFHGEACESSTSNWTCYNNPEVNALIETALTATDEAAAAAAWAKADRMIMEDAPIVPLITGKISLYASKRMRGTTVNLLFNNVDPTLVWIAE, from the coding sequence ATGAGGCTGAAGGGCCCATCGATGCATCGCCTGCTGGCAGGCGTGGGCATCGCTGCACTATCGCTGCTGGCGTCGCCAGCCCTTGCCGAGGAGCCGAAGTCCGGCGGCACGTTCAAGCTGGTGGGTTCGGGAGACGTTGCCGGCTTCGATCCGGTCTCGGCGCGCACCGCCGCGGTCTTCCTGCACCGGGCCCTGACCCGCACGCTGGTCGCCTTCCCCACCGATCCCGATCCGAAAGTGGCCAGCCGCCCCGTTCCCGATCTCGCCGAAGCCGTGCCCACCCCCGAGGAAGGTGGCCTGGTCTATCGCCTGAAGATCCGCGAAGGCGCCACCTGGAACACGCCCGACGCGCGCCAGATCACGGCTGCCGACGCCATCCGCGGCTTCAAGCGCCTGTGCAACCCCGTTCAGCCCACCGGCACGCCCACCTACTATATCGGCGTCATCAAGGGCTTTGAGGACTATTGCGACGGCTTCGCCAAGGTAGCCGGCGACGTCGATTCCATCCGCTCCTACGTGGAAGGCACCGAAGTGCCGGGCCTCGTCGCCGAAGACGAGCGCACGCTCAAGATCACGCTCGAACGCCCCACCGCCGATTTCAACTCGATCCTGGCGCTGGTGTCCTCCGCGCCCGTTCCGGTCGAAATCCTCGACTACCTGCCCAATTCCCCCGAACTGCGCCGTAACTACGTGAGCTCGGGTCCCTACGTCATCGACGAATACGTGCTCAACGAGACGCTCTCGCTCAAGCGCAGCGACACCTGGAACGCATCCGCCGATCCGCTGCACAAGGCCTATGTCGATCGCATCGAAGTCGCCTTCGGCACGCCCGATGCCGGCAAGACCCAGCGCATGATCGAAGCCGGGGACATCGACGGCTATTTCGATCTCTCGATCGCCACGGCTGACCTCACCCGCATCATGGCCAATCCGAGCGATCCGCAATTGCTGCAATTCGCCGATGGCGCGGTGAACCCGATCCTCGTGCTCAACATCGCCTCGCCCAACAACAACAAGGCGCTGGGCGATCTTCGCGTGCGCCAGGCGATCAACTACGCCGTCAACAAGGCCGCGATCGTCCAGGTCGGCGGTGGCCCCGCCGTCAAGGAAGCCACCGACCAGATCCTCACCGCCAACGTCGTCGGCTACGAGCCCTACGACCTCTATCCGACCCCCGACCATCAGGGCGATCCGGAAAAGGCCAAGCAGCTTCTCGCCGAAGCGGGCTTCCCCAACGGCATCGAGCTCAAGTTCAGCTATGCCTCCGGCGGCCGCTACGATCTCTACTCGGCGGCGCTCGAGGCCGATCTGGCCAAGGCCGGCATCAAGCTCATCATGCAGCCGGCGCCCTCGCGCACCGTCATGTCGCAGATGTACCAGAACCGCCAGGCCACCAATGGCGGCGCCTGGGACGTGGGCATGACCTCGCTGCGCGCCGACTGGGTCGGCGATTCCGCCCGCACCATGATCATCCCGATGTTCCACGGCGAGGCTTGCGAGAGCAGCACCAGCAACTGGACCTGCTACAACAATCCCGAGGTCAACGCGCTCATCGAGACGGCGCTCACCGCCACCGACGAGGCCGCGGCCGCCGCGGCGTGGGCCAAGGCTGACCGCATGATCATGGAAGACGCGCCCATCGTGCCGCTCATCACCGGCAAGATCTCGCTCTACGCCTCCAAGCGCATGCGCGGCACCACCGTCAACCTGCTCTTCAACAACGTCGACCCGACCCTGGTCTGGATCGCCGAGTAA
- a CDS encoding IclR family transcriptional regulator: MNSVRKALLVLETVADLQPVGVSELATHLKQPKSSVQRALETLHEAGWIRAAAGERTRWELAFRAGRLARKAGSHFGLREAALPIMEKLRRETQETVHLAVLDDMEIVLVERLESPHAVRHVEPLGGRAPVLVTATGKAMLSRMSDAEVARIYAVAAGAASQAVAAADAPALPDLLAELATARAQGYATTASWRDGVFATGAAIVGSDGRSIAAISISTPSVRAGEEARTQHAEMIVSAARSISEHLV; encoded by the coding sequence ATGAACAGCGTGCGGAAGGCTTTGCTGGTCCTGGAAACGGTCGCGGACCTGCAGCCCGTGGGGGTGAGCGAGCTGGCGACGCACCTCAAGCAGCCCAAGTCTTCGGTGCAGAGAGCCCTGGAAACGCTGCATGAAGCGGGTTGGATAAGGGCCGCCGCCGGCGAGCGGACGCGGTGGGAACTGGCGTTCCGCGCGGGACGGCTGGCGAGAAAGGCGGGGAGCCATTTCGGGCTGCGCGAAGCGGCCCTGCCGATCATGGAAAAGCTGCGGCGCGAAACGCAGGAGACGGTGCACCTGGCGGTGCTCGACGACATGGAGATCGTGCTGGTCGAGCGTCTCGAAAGCCCCCATGCGGTGCGGCATGTCGAGCCGCTGGGCGGGCGCGCCCCGGTGCTGGTGACGGCGACCGGCAAGGCCATGCTCTCGCGCATGTCGGACGCGGAAGTGGCGCGAATCTATGCGGTTGCGGCCGGCGCCGCGAGCCAGGCCGTGGCGGCGGCCGATGCGCCGGCACTGCCGGACCTGCTGGCCGAGCTGGCGACGGCGCGGGCACAGGGCTATGCGACGACAGCCTCGTGGCGCGACGGCGTCTTTGCCACGGGGGCGGCGATCGTGGGTTCGGATGGGCGGTCGATTGCGGCGATCAGCATTTCGACCCCTTCGGTGCGCGCGGGCGAGGAGGCACGGACGCAGCATGCGGAGATGATCGTGAGCGCGGCGCGGAGCATTTCTGAGCACCTCGTCTAG
- a CDS encoding Tex family protein produces MATDVKRLAALIATEIGSRPEQAAAAIGLLDEGATVPFVARYRKEVTGGLDDTQLRLLSERLAYLRELDARRDSIVASIREQGKLTEELENKLAKATTKAGLEDIYLPYKPKRRTKAEIARERGLGPLAEAILADRALVPADLAQAYLTDDVPDVKAALEGARDIIAEQFAENADLVGRLRTYMKDKAFLRSRVAEGKQEAGAKFSDYFDHVERWAGVPSHRALAMLRGRNEETLSLDIEVDADDASTVKPAARMIASAYGIASDKPGDKWLLDVANWTWRIKLSLHLALDLMGDLRERAGEEAIQVFARNLKDLLLAAPAVSRPTMGLDPGIRTGVKVAVVDRTGKLLDTTTVYPFPPRNDVRGTQAELAALIRKHDIELIAIGNGTGSRETEKLVADMLSDMTAPKPTKVIVSEAGASVYSASETAALEFPGLDVSLRGAVSIARRLQDPLAELVKIEPKSIGVGQYQHDVDQYRLARALDAVVEDAVNVVGVDLNTASASLLARVSGLGPSLAEAIVAHRDANGPFSTRKNLLDVARLGQRTFEQCAGFLRIPGGTEPLDASAVHPEAYGVARKIVAACGRDVRALMGDSGALKALDPRVFVDERFGLPTVRDIIAELEKPGRDPRPAFRTATFAEGVDDIKDLKPGMMLEGTVTNVAAFGAFVDIGVHQDGLVHVSQLADRFIKDAHEVVKAGDVVKVRVVEVDTKRKRIGLSMRKDGGGEAGQQPRGGKSGGGPGGPRGNGGGGKPAPQKPTQGALGDALAAAFKRR; encoded by the coding sequence ATGGCTACCGACGTCAAACGCCTCGCCGCCCTCATTGCTACCGAAATCGGCTCCCGCCCCGAACAGGCGGCGGCCGCGATCGGCCTCCTGGACGAAGGCGCGACCGTGCCCTTCGTGGCGCGCTACCGCAAGGAAGTGACGGGCGGGCTGGACGACACGCAATTGCGCCTGCTCTCGGAGCGCCTGGCCTATCTGCGCGAGCTCGATGCACGGCGCGACAGTATCGTCGCTTCGATCCGCGAGCAGGGGAAGTTGACCGAGGAGCTGGAAAACAAGCTCGCCAAAGCCACGACCAAGGCCGGGCTCGAAGATATCTACCTGCCCTATAAGCCCAAGCGCCGCACCAAGGCGGAGATCGCGCGCGAGCGTGGGTTGGGGCCGTTGGCCGAAGCGATCCTTGCTGACCGGGCGCTGGTGCCGGCGGACCTGGCACAGGCCTATCTCACCGACGACGTGCCGGACGTGAAAGCGGCGCTGGAGGGCGCACGCGACATCATTGCCGAGCAGTTCGCCGAGAATGCCGACCTTGTCGGGCGACTGCGTACCTACATGAAGGACAAGGCGTTCCTGCGCTCGCGCGTGGCCGAGGGCAAGCAGGAGGCCGGTGCCAAGTTCTCGGACTATTTCGACCATGTCGAGCGCTGGGCGGGGGTGCCGAGCCATCGCGCGCTGGCCATGCTGCGCGGGCGCAACGAGGAGACGCTTTCGCTCGATATCGAGGTAGACGCGGACGACGCGTCGACCGTGAAGCCCGCGGCGCGGATGATCGCGTCGGCCTATGGCATTGCCAGCGACAAGCCGGGCGACAAATGGCTGCTCGATGTGGCGAACTGGACCTGGCGCATCAAGCTGTCGCTGCACCTGGCGCTGGACCTGATGGGTGACCTGCGCGAACGGGCGGGCGAAGAGGCCATCCAGGTTTTCGCCCGTAACCTCAAGGACCTGCTGCTGGCGGCGCCGGCGGTGAGCCGGCCGACCATGGGGCTCGATCCGGGCATCCGGACGGGCGTCAAGGTGGCGGTGGTCGACCGCACGGGCAAGCTGCTCGACACGACGACCGTCTATCCCTTCCCGCCGCGCAACGACGTGCGCGGGACGCAGGCGGAACTCGCCGCGCTCATCCGCAAGCACGACATCGAACTCATCGCCATCGGCAACGGCACCGGCAGCCGCGAGACGGAAAAGCTGGTGGCCGACATGCTCTCTGACATGACGGCGCCCAAGCCGACCAAGGTCATCGTTTCGGAAGCGGGGGCTTCGGTCTATTCGGCTTCCGAGACGGCGGCGCTGGAATTTCCGGGGCTCGACGTGTCGCTGCGTGGCGCGGTTTCGATCGCGCGTCGCCTGCAGGATCCGCTGGCCGAGCTGGTCAAGATCGAGCCCAAGTCGATCGGCGTCGGGCAGTACCAGCACGACGTCGACCAATACCGGCTGGCGCGGGCGCTCGATGCGGTGGTCGAAGATGCGGTGAACGTGGTGGGTGTCGATCTCAACACCGCCTCGGCTTCGCTATTGGCGCGGGTTTCGGGCCTGGGGCCATCTCTGGCCGAGGCCATCGTCGCCCATCGCGATGCCAACGGGCCGTTCTCCACGCGAAAGAACCTCCTGGACGTTGCCCGGCTGGGGCAGCGGACGTTCGAGCAATGCGCTGGGTTCCTGCGCATTCCGGGCGGAACCGAGCCGCTCGACGCTTCGGCGGTACACCCGGAAGCCTACGGCGTGGCGCGTAAGATCGTGGCCGCCTGCGGGCGCGATGTTCGGGCGCTGATGGGGGACAGCGGGGCGCTCAAGGCGCTCGATCCGCGGGTGTTTGTCGACGAGCGGTTCGGCTTGCCGACGGTGCGCGATATCATCGCCGAACTCGAAAAGCCTGGGCGCGACCCACGGCCGGCCTTCCGCACGGCGACCTTTGCCGAGGGCGTGGACGACATCAAGGACCTCAAGCCGGGCATGATGCTCGAAGGCACGGTGACCAATGTCGCCGCGTTCGGCGCCTTCGTCGATATCGGCGTGCACCAGGATGGTCTCGTCCATGTCTCGCAACTGGCCGATCGCTTCATCAAGGACGCCCATGAGGTGGTGAAGGCCGGCGATGTGGTCAAAGTCCGCGTCGTCGAGGTCGATACCAAGCGCAAGCGCATCGGGCTTTCCATGCGCAAGGATGGCGGCGGGGAAGCCGGGCAGCAGCCGCGTGGCGGCAAGTCGGGCGGTGGACCGGGTGGTCCACGTGGCAATGGGGGTGGCGGCAAGCCGGCACCGCAGAAGCCCACGCAAGGCGCACTGGGCGATGCGCTGGCAGCGGCCTTCAAGCGCCGGTGA
- a CDS encoding SH3 domain-containing protein — MQIASVLRPLLACVALVASVGVAEAQMRPSGNLALATATVNVRQGPGTRFPVVDILHRGEEVEMVRCERNFCLVKHEGPQGWVSDRYLKRLVVQPR, encoded by the coding sequence ATGCAGATAGCGTCAGTGCTGCGTCCGCTACTCGCCTGTGTGGCGCTCGTCGCCAGCGTCGGGGTCGCCGAGGCCCAGATGCGGCCCTCAGGCAACCTTGCCCTCGCCACCGCCACCGTCAACGTGCGCCAGGGACCGGGCACGCGCTTCCCGGTGGTCGATATTCTCCATCGCGGCGAAGAGGTGGAAATGGTGCGCTGCGAGCGCAATTTTTGCCTCGTCAAACACGAGGGCCCGCAAGGCTGGGTCTCGGACCGCTATCTCAAGCGACTGGTCGTCCAGCCGCGTTAG
- a CDS encoding helix-turn-helix domain-containing protein, whose protein sequence is MDISTAGLPRAEQFAFWRDLIGPIADVTPMGANTGFLLEQTAWNLGSIAVLRSRTAAFAYERTSRHVRGDALDHWLIQLVRRGSMSFGRRGFVTSAVEGSLHVTTLGGEFAGETQNLNALFLFVPREFCADSTAILDGAEGCAPTSGLSLLLADYLLDLERRLPMLTMEELPSVLATTRTMLLACLAPTSEGLAEAQRPIDATLLERARRLIQEELLSPGLNVDMLCRKLGVSRSRLYRLFEPSGGIAHYIRARRLLDAHMSLADTRDHRRIADIAADRGFLDAAEFSRAFKREFGYTPSDVRRDASRGPMRASYPPMPGSDLVGLLRGLRPMPQW, encoded by the coding sequence ATGGATATCTCCACGGCCGGCTTGCCCCGGGCGGAGCAGTTTGCGTTCTGGCGCGACCTGATCGGACCGATCGCGGACGTGACGCCGATGGGTGCGAATACCGGTTTCCTGCTGGAGCAGACCGCCTGGAACCTGGGCAGCATAGCCGTGCTGCGCAGCCGGACGGCCGCCTTTGCCTATGAGCGGACTTCGCGGCATGTGCGGGGCGATGCACTCGACCACTGGCTGATCCAGCTCGTGCGGCGCGGCTCGATGTCGTTCGGGCGGCGCGGCTTCGTGACCAGTGCGGTCGAGGGTTCGCTGCATGTGACGACGCTGGGCGGCGAGTTCGCCGGCGAGACGCAGAACCTCAACGCACTCTTTCTCTTCGTGCCACGCGAATTCTGTGCGGATTCCACGGCCATTCTCGATGGGGCGGAGGGATGCGCACCGACCAGCGGCCTGTCGCTGCTGCTGGCGGATTACCTGCTCGACCTCGAGCGGCGGCTGCCGATGCTGACCATGGAAGAGCTGCCGAGCGTGCTGGCGACGACGCGGACTATGCTGCTCGCCTGTCTTGCGCCGACGTCGGAAGGGTTGGCCGAGGCGCAGCGGCCGATCGATGCGACCTTGCTGGAGCGGGCACGGCGGTTGATCCAGGAGGAACTGCTCTCGCCCGGGCTCAATGTCGACATGCTCTGCCGCAAGCTCGGCGTGTCGCGGTCGCGGCTTTATCGACTGTTCGAGCCGTCGGGCGGAATTGCGCACTATATCCGGGCGCGGCGGCTGCTGGATGCGCATATGTCGCTGGCCGATACGCGCGACCACCGGCGGATTGCCGATATCGCGGCCGATCGTGGTTTCCTCGACGCAGCGGAGTTCAGCCGGGCCTTCAAGCGCGAGTTCGGCTATACGCCGAGCGATGTGCGGCGTGACGCTTCGCGCGGGCCGATGCGGGCCAGCTATCCGCCGATGCCGGGCAGCGACCTTGTCGGTCTATTGCGCGGATTGAGGCCCATGCCACAATGGTGA
- a CDS encoding alpha/beta hydrolase, translated as MKGLWGSALAGIVFGLAAIAAANVLRFDISWNLFNNEGLVTWATLFGGVFLVGWLLWWAMMARPGRLSLWRGAATGIIVAFVSYPVVFGLTELVQRDGATAGGLPERVRGVVLITGITLMITGFAMSLIMAVVGAVIAYAVNRARPDIVDATGRRLEIGKGAQMAGVLAAILLAFLVGSFLTLSLIPADKSGLVPNGVTAKPAATYEEAMAAFDAIRAKEAGLALHERCPSQLLTHGSKTARVAIYFHGLTSCPAQGEALAKVLFDQGYNVYLPRMAGHGLADPETTALMDLTAEDLVDLANQSVDLAQGLGDEVSVVGLSAGGTIATWIAQYRGDVADVVAVSPFLGPYVIPPWATSAANKLALMLPDLMLWWNPTETAGDAAESYAFPTPSVHTLAQVMRLGRVVEAGAREAPPQVERISMLLNSADIAVSNALARQLIASWNAHGREVTVKELPLARLLPHDVINPGEPLGDTALVYAAILELMSPPAGNGK; from the coding sequence ATGAAGGGTCTGTGGGGCAGTGCCTTGGCCGGCATCGTTTTCGGCCTGGCGGCGATTGCGGCCGCCAATGTGCTGCGCTTCGACATCAGCTGGAACCTCTTCAACAACGAAGGGCTCGTCACCTGGGCGACGCTGTTCGGCGGCGTGTTCCTCGTCGGCTGGCTGCTCTGGTGGGCGATGATGGCGCGGCCGGGCCGGCTCTCGCTCTGGCGCGGGGCGGCGACGGGCATCATCGTCGCGTTCGTTTCCTATCCGGTGGTCTTCGGCCTTACCGAGCTGGTGCAGCGCGACGGGGCGACGGCGGGCGGTTTGCCGGAGCGGGTGCGCGGCGTGGTGCTCATTACCGGCATTACCCTGATGATCACCGGCTTTGCCATGTCCCTGATCATGGCGGTGGTCGGGGCGGTGATCGCCTATGCGGTCAACCGGGCGCGGCCCGATATCGTGGATGCGACCGGGCGGCGGCTGGAGATCGGCAAGGGTGCGCAGATGGCGGGCGTGCTGGCGGCGATTCTCCTGGCCTTCCTTGTCGGCTCGTTCCTGACGCTGAGCCTCATCCCGGCGGACAAGAGCGGGCTGGTGCCCAATGGCGTGACGGCCAAGCCGGCGGCGACCTATGAGGAAGCCATGGCGGCGTTCGATGCTATCCGCGCCAAGGAGGCCGGGCTGGCCCTGCACGAGCGCTGCCCGTCGCAATTGCTGACGCATGGCAGCAAGACGGCGCGTGTTGCCATCTATTTCCACGGGCTGACCAGTTGCCCCGCGCAAGGCGAGGCGCTGGCCAAAGTGCTGTTCGACCAGGGCTACAATGTCTATTTGCCGCGCATGGCGGGGCATGGGCTCGCCGACCCGGAGACGACGGCGCTGATGGACCTGACGGCGGAGGACCTCGTCGATCTCGCCAACCAGTCTGTCGATCTGGCGCAGGGGTTGGGCGACGAGGTTTCGGTGGTGGGGCTTTCGGCCGGCGGGACGATCGCCACCTGGATTGCGCAATATCGGGGCGACGTGGCCGATGTGGTGGCGGTGTCGCCCTTCCTCGGGCCCTATGTCATTCCGCCCTGGGCGACGAGTGCCGCCAACAAGCTGGCGCTGATGCTGCCCGACCTGATGCTGTGGTGGAATCCGACCGAGACGGCGGGAGACGCGGCCGAAAGCTATGCCTTCCCCACGCCATCGGTGCATACGCTGGCGCAGGTGATGCGACTGGGTCGGGTGGTGGAGGCGGGCGCGCGCGAGGCGCCGCCGCAGGTCGAGCGGATTTCCATGCTGCTCAATTCAGCAGACATTGCGGTTTCCAATGCGCTGGCGCGTCAGCTCATCGCCTCTTGGAATGCGCATGGGCGCGAGGTGACGGTCAAGGAATTGCCGCTGGCGCGGTTGCTGCCGCACGACGTCATCAATCCGGGCGAGCCGCTGGGCGATACGGCTTTGGTCTATGCGGCCATCCTCGAGCTGATGAGCCCGCCGGCCGGGAACGGCAAATAG